A single Deltaproteobacteria bacterium DNA region contains:
- a CDS encoding PAS domain S-box protein: MKLRNRMPLIRLRLKGKIILYGIMIIVVIATIFTSYFIITEKKAFENELKNRAASFVRNLAYNCEYPVLLEDIPAIRKLATGMINDEDVSFIDIQDTTGKKLLSIEKEIVPREGDVTVHHIQKGNDQTVFSERSGFLFVSFPVWTPVEEDLFQIAESTGTPEKRSIGEITVGFSLNRTNGLIYSSVKNTLFLTTVITVISILFLIIASNRLIQPLQMLVEGTREVTSGNFSHRVSVNRTDEMGELAVAFNSMTENLEDNKKFQDSYHQMLEGKILERTMELLEREEALKESERKYRTIFENTGTAMVIIEEDGILSLVNTEFEKLTGYLKEEVENKKNWMEFVVKDDLQKMNMYRALRKTNPNAAPKQYEFQIIHKNGQIKDLFINIDLIPGTKKSLASLIDITEQKKLAAQLLRAQKMEAMGTLAGGVAHDLNNVLGVLVGYSELLLLEIPEGNPLRRHVTHILQSSLRAAAIIQDLLTMARRGVAVSEVINMNDIISEYLKTPEFEKMMSFHKLVKVKTDCEENLLNIIGSPLHSSKSIMNLISNAAEAMPDGGVITVTTCNRYLDIPIKGYDTMEEGDYVVLSVSDTGKGISPQDISRIFEPFYTKKVMGRSGTGLGLAIVWGTVKDHGGYIDVQSEEGKGTTFSLYFPVTRKELPKVQPPVSVNEYMGRRETLLVVDDVQAQRELAVAMLNNLNYQVTSVSSGEEAVEHLKANKADLVLLDMIMDPGIDGLQTYKKIIEITSNQKAIIVSGFSETDRVKEAQKLGAGAYVRKPYIREKLGLAVRRELDK; this comes from the coding sequence ATGAAACTAAGAAATCGAATGCCGCTCATCCGTTTACGACTAAAAGGAAAGATCATCCTGTACGGCATCATGATAATTGTTGTAATTGCCACCATTTTTACCTCCTATTTCATTATCACCGAAAAAAAAGCGTTCGAAAATGAGTTAAAAAACAGGGCTGCTTCTTTCGTCAGGAATCTTGCTTATAATTGTGAGTACCCTGTTCTCCTGGAAGATATACCAGCTATCAGAAAGTTAGCTACAGGTATGATAAACGATGAGGATGTATCGTTCATTGACATCCAGGACACAACAGGCAAAAAACTGTTAAGTATAGAAAAAGAAATTGTCCCGCGGGAAGGTGATGTTACAGTGCATCACATTCAAAAGGGAAATGATCAGACGGTTTTTTCTGAGCGCAGCGGATTTCTGTTCGTTTCTTTTCCCGTCTGGACACCTGTTGAAGAAGATTTGTTTCAAATTGCTGAATCAACCGGTACTCCGGAGAAACGGTCAATCGGAGAAATCACTGTGGGTTTTTCTCTGAACAGGACAAATGGACTTATCTATTCATCTGTCAAAAACACCCTGTTCCTCACAACAGTTATTACCGTTATAAGTATACTCTTCTTAATCATCGCATCAAACCGGTTAATACAGCCGCTGCAGATGTTAGTGGAAGGTACCCGGGAAGTTACGTCAGGTAATTTTTCCCACCGGGTTTCTGTGAACAGAACAGATGAAATGGGTGAACTGGCTGTTGCTTTTAATTCCATGACAGAAAATCTTGAAGACAACAAAAAATTTCAAGACTCCTACCATCAGATGCTGGAAGGAAAAATTCTTGAGAGAACAATGGAGTTGCTCGAACGAGAAGAGGCATTGAAAGAATCGGAAAGAAAGTATCGTACCATCTTTGAAAATACGGGAACGGCCATGGTAATTATTGAAGAAGATGGCATCCTATCACTTGTAAACACGGAATTTGAAAAACTAACCGGATATTTAAAGGAGGAAGTGGAAAACAAAAAGAATTGGATGGAATTCGTTGTAAAAGATGACTTACAAAAGATGAATATGTATCGAGCACTTCGGAAAACGAACCCGAATGCTGCCCCGAAACAATATGAGTTCCAAATTATTCATAAAAACGGACAAATTAAGGACTTATTTATCAACATCGACCTGATCCCGGGAACGAAAAAAAGTTTGGCATCTCTTATAGATATTACTGAACAGAAGAAACTTGCGGCTCAGCTTCTTCGTGCCCAGAAGATGGAAGCGATGGGCACCTTAGCAGGTGGTGTCGCTCATGATCTTAATAATGTCCTGGGAGTTCTTGTGGGCTACTCGGAACTGCTTCTCTTAGAAATCCCTGAGGGAAACCCCTTGAGAAGGCACGTAACACATATCTTGCAATCCAGCTTAAGAGCTGCCGCAATCATCCAGGACCTGCTCACCATGGCCAGAAGAGGTGTTGCCGTTTCAGAGGTTATTAATATGAATGATATCATTTCTGAATATCTCAAGACGCCGGAATTTGAGAAAATGATGTCCTTCCACAAACTGGTCAAGGTGAAAACTGACTGTGAAGAGAATCTTTTAAATATTATAGGTTCACCTTTACATTCGAGCAAGAGCATCATGAATCTTATCTCAAATGCCGCTGAGGCTATGCCCGATGGAGGTGTAATTACTGTTACCACATGTAACCGTTACTTAGATATTCCTATCAAGGGGTATGATACCATGGAGGAAGGGGATTACGTTGTGCTTTCCGTATCCGATACGGGAAAAGGAATTTCCCCCCAGGATATCAGCAGGATATTTGAGCCTTTTTACACAAAGAAGGTTATGGGGCGAAGTGGGACAGGCCTGGGACTGGCGATAGTCTGGGGAACGGTAAAAGATCATGGAGGATATATTGATGTCCAGAGTGAGGAGGGAAAAGGAACAACATTTTCCCTCTATTTCCCTGTCACGAGAAAGGAGTTACCCAAGGTTCAGCCGCCTGTCTCTGTTAATGAATATATGGGCAGGAGGGAGACACTTCTCGTGGTGGACGATGTGCAGGCACAAAGGGAGCTGGCGGTAGCCATGCTGAATAACCTGAATTATCAAGTGACATCTGTCTCAAGCGGTGAAGAGGCGGTGGAACACTTAAAAGCCAACAAGGCAGATCTCGTACTTCTCGATATGATCATGGATCCGGGCATCGACGGTTTGCAAACATACAAAAAAATTATCGAAATTACATC